CATTGCCTGAATGTTTTAAGGCCATTCTATCAGGCAACTGTTGAGCTTTCTGAGAAAAGGAGAgtgtcagggtcaaaggcaATTCCTTTAGCCAAAATGCTGAGACATGTCATTTCTGCCGAGTGTGCCCAAATGGCTCCTTGTATTGGTGCCACGCTTGCcaaccatttgaaaaataatttaaatgaaaaattcagcggcttggaaaaggtgaacttcctgtctgtggcaACCATCTTGCATCCACGATTTAAACAGGCTGGCTTTACGAATCAAAGCAATGCCCAGGCTGCTGTGGAAAGGCTGACACGAGAGTGTGCCACTCTTATCGATGCGTCGGCAGAAGATGTGCCACTGGAGACTGCAACAACATCTGCCAGTGCTAGTGAACAAAATCACAACTTGTGGGCTTTACTGGACAACTATGTAGAGTCTCAGCACTGCACCAGCAGCGCATCTGCCAGCACTGCTGTGGAGATCCAGAGGTATGCATGTTGATTACTGTTGAAACatcagtttattttttaatttattttttttaattcagtcaTTCATTGTCTTACTGTCTGTGTCATAGATACTTGAAAGAACAAATTCTGACAAGAGCCGAGGATCCCTTGAAGTACTGGGTGGCACGAAAGACTTTATATCCGACGCTGTGGAAACTTGCATGCAAGTATCTGTGCATCCCAGCATCATCTGTTCCCTGTGAAAGGATATTTTCCAAAGCTGGGGAGCTGGTCAGCCAGAAGGGGAGCAGACTGCAACAGTGGAGAAAATTatatttctcaataaaaaacctgtgaggacaaataacttttctgcttctgtgaataatcattccaaatcaaacatacaAGTCCCcaaatgacaaaccattatctttaaaaggttttccttaaaaacacttcacacaaacaaaaacaatgtttctgaattTAAACACCATGATCATTTAcaaagtaggaaggatctctaatcctgttGGGGACTTTTGGTACAGTAAATAAATCTCAGTGTTCAATaaacactgaacccttaataCAATTCGCATTTATTCTTTaggttaatcttgaatgtgttttagagtaagggTGAGagtatctgcatattttattggaatgacaatataatcattatttggtatgaatgaccaaaacacctggatgaccaCACGATGAGCTTTTATTGGCGTTatgggattgaaacagtgccagtgcttcagtcgtgctctttggaggttgctatggcttcagtggtccaccagatgtcaccatcactgaagtctcaaagctttgaatcttttttgACTCAATTGTtaggaaagcctcagtgcttcatgaggcttcactttcCCACCCCTagtttaccgggagacaggcggcgcaggcaggtcaggggcaaacaggttcgGCAACAGGAAGTAAGGCAGATAAGTGCTGCATGGGAATGCTGaaaaacaatctggcaaagactgagagtgcaggggaggcttataaaccgggctgattgggaatcggctgcagctgtgcttgcaggtgagtggagttgagctgacggggtgggagtggctggcaggtagagtggaaaattactggggcagagggacaggagggaactgggggaatggggctgtgacaccgtgttatagctggaggaagattttttcaataaatatcaatgttggcccgtgactttgccccagttttgaattttggcctattgggtatttgagtttgacacctctgatcTGAACCATCAGGGGATGTAGGATAAGGTCACAGCTCTGCTGAGATCTTCAATGATGACTCTTCCCAAGAAGCTTCAGACGT
This genomic window from Takifugu rubripes chromosome 3, fTakRub1.2, whole genome shotgun sequence contains:
- the LOC115249079 gene encoding zinc finger BED domain-containing protein 4-like; protein product: MVTDGAHNIVASVTLLNVRHIYCFAHMLNVIVKKSLCQTSELENMRSRARKMVAHFKSSSKTKEKLCSIQANMGIPQKKLVQEVETRWNSTYAMLHRLYEQREPLGAALASLRTDLVPFTADDYAAINHCLNVLRPFYQATVELSEKRRVSGSKAIPLAKMLRHVISAECAQMAPCIGATLANHLKNNLNEKFSGLEKVNFLSVATILHPRFKQAGFTNQSNAQAAVERLTRECATLIDASAEDVPLETATTSASASEQNHNLWALLDNYVESQHCTSSASASTAVEIQRYLKEQILTRAEDPLKYWVARKTLYPTLWKLACKYLCIPASSVPCERIFSKAGELVSQKGSRLQQWRKLYFSIKNL